Within Topomyia yanbarensis strain Yona2022 chromosome 2, ASM3024719v1, whole genome shotgun sequence, the genomic segment CAAGGCAGTTTTTTCCTTAAGTGCTACGATTTCTGGGTCGGTGGCGGTGAGTCCTAGTTGTTTGTATTTATCCAGTGCATTGTAGTGTGTTTGATGTCCGTAGATCCTAGTTTTTAATTTGTTAGTCGTCATACCTATGTAACATGCTGGACAGGATTCGCATGGAATGCTGTATATTATGTTGTTTTGTTGATCGTCAGGTACTGGATCCTTTAGCTTTGTGAATAAGTGTCTAACTGTTCTCGTGTTGtgatgtgctagtcgtatgttttTGTAATCGTTTTTCAGGTGCTTGTCGATTTTGTTCGACAGGTGAGGTATGTATGCTATAGATCGGTAAGTATATTGCAGGGTTTCTTCATTTGCTGGTGGGATGAGTATGTTGCTGTGGTTCCGTTCGTGCATTCGGTTGATTAGTCGGTTTCGTAGGTTTCTTGGATAATTGTTTAAACTCAGCTGTTGGTGTATTATTTGTGATTTTTCATTAGCCTGTAGATTGGTGGACAAGTGGGTGACTTTTTGAATGAAGTTTTGggccatatttagtttttgatgaaGCGGGTGGAACGAGTAGTAGTCCAAGAATCTGCCACTAGCAATGGGTTTTATGTACCATTCACTTTTGATGGTTTGGGTGTCTGTTCGAATTAGTAGTAAGTCCAAAAAGGGTATTTTCTTATCTACTTCAGTTTCATAAGTGAACTGGATGTGCTCGTTGTAACTATTGAATGTTTGTAGAACATGGTTTAGTTGATCCATTGGTATGGCTAGAAGTAGGTCGTCGACGAATTTTTTAATGAAGGCTGGTTTGCAATTGAGAGTTCTGGTTACTGTATCTAGTAGTGTTTCCATAATCAAGTCGGCTAATGCTGGCGAGAGTGGGTTTCCCATCGCTGTTCCAAAAATCTGTAGGTAATGTTTGTTGTCGTATTTGAAGTAGCTTGAGTCGATGCAAAACTCTACAATTTCTAGAAATAAGTCCAGATTTATGTTTGTGTTAGACTTGATCTCATTCCATCTTATGATGATGTCGTGTATCACTAACGACTTAGGGATTGATGTAAAGAGAGCGGTAACGTCTAGTGAGACGAGCACATATCCGGGTGGAAGGGTTATAGAGTTGATAAAGTCACAGAAAGAGTATGAGTCCTTGATGTTGTATTGACTGGTGATAGAGTTGTTAATGATTTGTCCTACAAATTTGGACAAGTTGTAGGAAGGAGCTGTCATATTTGGTACAACCGGTCTAAGAGGGAGCCCATCTTTATGGGCCTTGGGTTGACCGTATATCCTCGGGCATACTGCATTGTATGTTGTTAGTTGCGCTGCTGATTTCTTGTCAatgaggtttaggtttaggagGCGTTTTGCAAAGTCATTGTTCATCTTTTGAAAGCGGGGCGTGGGATCTCGTTTGGTGGGTAAGTATGTTTTCTGGTCGTTGAGTAGTTTGAGCATTTTCTGTTTGTAATCATTCGCTGTTATAAGTACCGTCTTGTTCCCTTTGTCTGACTGGGTGATGTATATGTCTGGATTTTGGCGGATGAACCCCTTGGTaatttttgtagctttttcacaGAACTTCGTCAGTTCATCTGTGCGATTATGGTGGTTGTTGTAGTGAATGAAGTTGAGGGTGGAATTGGCTATTGCACATCTGGTTTTGTCTTGGACTGTCGTATCTGGATTTGTTTTAAGTATATTCTCTACATCAGCTATCAAATGGAAGAATGGGATTTCTTGATTTGTTGTTGCTGGAAGAGCAAATTTTGGTCCTAGGCTAAGTAATATTTCCGTTTCTGGTGGGATTGGTTTGCTGGTGCTGTTGTGTATGGCCTTTTGATTGTAGACTGGAGTGGTGTTGTTGGTTGCTTCTGCTGTCTTGCGAATTATTCTATTGAACTTTTGTTTGGTGCTGTTGGTTTTGTTCTGGACTTGTTTGTTGTGGTAATTTGATTGACTCATGAAGAAAGACGCTGTAATGTCTTCGGTAATATTTGATTCTTTAATACTAGTTGCTATTTCTGCTTGTTGTTGTTTCagtgttttcaatttttgataGGTGTTTCGAATTTCTATATTTAGAATAGCTTTCTTGAAACGTGTGATGCATTTTTGTAGTTTCTTTATATATGGACCATTCTCCTCTAGTAAAGGGTATGTGAAACGGAAATTTGTCGTTATGTGCGCTGGGAAAACACCTCTTTTGCGACAGCGTATAAGGAAAGACTTTCGGCTTATCATACTGGCCAGTTTAGAGACTGTTTTCGCGTAGTCTTTCAGCATGACTCGTGAAGGTTCGCCGAACTGGGCAGCTACATTTTGATAGAAGTGGACGTTGGAAAAATTGGCCATTTTGTTTGATCTAGGTGAATGTTTAACGACTGTGGGTATATACTTATTATGCGAGTTTCGGCAAAGCAGTCAATAAAACAGCAAAAACGATTTGTTGTTTCAATGTCCGACAGTTTCGGTGAATGTATttcacctttttcaaggattctgTAATTTTTAGTATTTCCGTTACAAATATGTCCGTTTATCTGTGAATGAATACTTACAGAAACTATACGTTTTGTTGttgtgtatgtttgtatgtccaACATTGGTTGTCTATAGTGTGTAATTTGTAATGGCGTCCGATAGTGACTATTTTTAGGAATAacgattttataaaaattattgGCTGTACATCTGTTTGCTTACTTACATCATGTGTAACAATATTTATGCGACTCACTGTTAACAGAATGAAAAAGCTTGCTCGCTATAATTCTACAAAGCTTGATTTTCTGTGCACTAGTTAGagcgaatattttttttggtttgtgtCTCTCCTTTTCCGTCTACTATTTTTGACATGTTCatttatgtatgtgtgtgagtgtgtggtGTCATAGTCGTATTTTGACAGTTATTGTCGTATATGCTacgtttgttttggtttttgagAGAATGTATAATTCCAGCATAGATTGTGTTTAAGCCTTCAGTGTCTGTACGTCTGTTGATACTATTTTCATTGGTGATGATGTGGCAAACTTCGATGAACGGTAGTGCATGTTTTTTGTTGTGTTTGTctataatttttgtgttttttaggTCGAATCTATGATCCTGGGCGATGCTGTGTTCTAACAAGGCAGTTTTTTCCTTAAGTGCTACGATTTCTGGGTCGGTGGCGGTGAGTCCTAGTTGTTTGTATTTATCCAGTGCATTGTAGTGTGTTTGATGTCCGTAGATCCTAGTTTTTAATTTGTTAGTCGTCATACCTATGTAACATGCTGGACAGGATTCGCATGGAATGCTGTATATTATGTTGTTTTGTTGATCGTCAGGTACTGGATCCTTTAGCTTTGTGAATAAGTGTCTAACTGTTCTCGTGTTGtgatgtgctagtcgtatgttttTGTAATCGTTTTTCAGGTGCTTGTCGATTTTGTTCGACAGGTGAGGTATGTATGCTATAGATCGGTAAGTATATTGCAGGGTTTCTTCATTTGCTGGTGGGATGAGTATGTTGCTGTGGTTCCGTTCGTGCATTCGGTTGATTAGTCGGTTTCGTAGGTTTCTTGGATAATTGTTTAAACTCAGCTGTTGGTGTATTATTTGTGATTTTTCATTAGCCTGTAGATTGGTGGACAAGTGGGTGACTTTTTGAATGAAGTTTTGggccatatttagtttttgatgaaGCGGGTGGAACGAGTAGTAGTCCAAGAATCTGCCACTAGCAATGGGTTTTATGTACCATTCACTTTTGATGGTTTGGGTGTCTGTTCGAATTAGTAGTAAGTCCAAAAAGGGTATTTTCTTATCTACTTCAGTTTCATAAGTGAACTGGATGTGCTCGTTGTAACTATTGAATGTTTGTAGAACATGGTTTAGTTGATCCATTGGTATGGCTAGAAGTAGGTCGTCGACGAATTTTTTAATGAAGGCTGGTTTGCAATTGAGAGTTCTGGTTACTGTATCTAGTAGTGTTTCCATAATCAAGTCGGCTAATGCTGGCGAGAGTGGGTTTCCCATCGCTGTTCCAAAAATCTGTAGGTAATGTTTGTTGTCGTATTTGAAGTAGCTTGAGTCGATGCAAAACTCTACAATTTCTAGAAATAAGTCCAGATTTATGTTTG encodes:
- the LOC131684559 gene encoding uncharacterized protein LOC131684559 — its product is MTAPSYNLSKFVGQIINNSITSQYNIKDSYSFCDFINSITLPPGYVLVSLDVTALFTSIPKSLVIHDIIIRWNEIKSNTNINLDLFLEIVEFCIDSSYFKYDNKHYLQIFGTAMGNPLSPALADLIMETLLDTVTRTLNCKPAFIKKFVDDLLLAIPMDQLNHVLQTFNSYNEHIQFTYETEVDKKIPFLDLLLIRTDTQTIKSEWYIKPIASGRFLDYYSFHPLHQKLNMAQNFIQKVTHLSTNLQANEKSQIIHQQLSLNNYPRNLRNRLINRMHERNHSNILIPPANEETLQYTYRSIAYIPHLSNKIDKHLKNDYKNIRLAHHNTRTVRHLFTKLKDPVPDDQQNNIIYSIPCESCPACYIGMTTNKLKTRIYGHQTHYNALDKYKQLGLTATDPEIVALKEKTALLEHSIAQDHRFDLKNTKIIDKHNKKHALPFIEVCHIITNENSINRRTDTEGLNTIYAGIIHSLKNQNKRSIYDNNCQNTTMTPHTHTHT
- the LOC131678930 gene encoding uncharacterized protein LOC131678930, with protein sequence MTAPSYNLSKFVGQIINNSITSQYNIKDSYSFCDFINSITLPPGYVLVSLDVTALFTSIPKSLVIHDIIIRWNEIKSNTNINLDLFLEIVEFCIDSSYFKYDNKHYLQIFGTAMGNPLSPALADLIMETLLDTVTRTLNCKPAFIKKFVDDLLLAIPMDQLNHVLQTFNSYNEHIQFTYETEVDKKIPFLDLLLIRTDTQTIKSEWYIKPIASGRFLDYYSFHPLHQKLNMAQNFIQKVTHLSTNLQANEKSQIIHQQLSLNNYPRNLRNRLINRMHERNHSNILIPPANEETLQYTYRSIAYIPHLSNKIDKHLKNDYKNIRLAHHNTRTVRHLFTKLKDPVPDDQQNNIIYSIPCESCPACYIGMTTNKLKTRIYGHQTHYNALDKYKQLGLTATDPEIVALKEKTALLEHSIAQDHRFDLKNTKIIDKHNKKHALPFIEVCHIITNENSINRRTDTEGLNTIYAGIIHSLKNQNKRSIYDNNCQNTTMTPHTHTHT